In the Brachionichthys hirsutus isolate HB-005 chromosome 1, CSIRO-AGI_Bhir_v1, whole genome shotgun sequence genome, CTGCTTCAGCTCCACTCATGTAAACTCCCACCTATCGACCCAGAAGTGATTCCTTGTTGTTcagacagctgcagcagaatcaCCACTGGAATAAGAACCACTGGCATGGGCTCTGTGCACCCCCCAGACAGGTGCCAAAACCGCTCTGAGCATCACTGGTACCCATCATCCTGCATCAGCAATATTGAGGGGGTGCAGGGCTTAAGCCTATAGTccaatagacagacagacagaccgacagacagcTGCCCCGGCGACAGCCTGTTGGTCCTTCGACTGTCTGTCTAGCTTTCCCTATCTGCTGCCCGCCGGACCACACAGCAGCTTCTGACTCTACACCCGCTCATAAATCACGTTTTATGACAAACATTCTGGATCGGAGCTTTTCTTTATGGGACATTTACTTTAATGCTCCGAGTCTGAAGCTACGAAAGAAATATAACATGTCTCAAAGAGGACTTCACCGGCTTCGTGGCCAAAACTGGTTTCAGCTTGTTCAAATCTTTTGTCATCTATAATCTAACCACCCTTGTAGGagcaactacacacacacacgcgcacacacacacacacacaggcacacacacacacacaagcgcagCACAAAGCGATGCGTCATGAGTGAACATCCTGATGGTAGTTCTTCATCGACTGGAGATCAGAAGGTGATCTAAAGTTTCCAGAGTTGTAATTAAAGCCTTCTTCACACACGTTTCTAAAACCTTCTTAAGCACCAAATGAAAGCTAAAAGGAACTGATATCCTTTCCAGGACATGCTAAACGTGCCAACTTAAATCCTTATAGCCCTGTAAGGCTTCCAGTACCAAGGACAACCATTACCCAATAACCCCGCCCACTTTATACTGCTTACACACAGCAGTCAGTTAAAATGCATGTGATCCATCAGATGACCAGAGCTGTCTGCCTGCTGTTGCTCTTGCTGGCTGTTTccaggcacagagacagcacGCACATCTCCACCCTGGGTGAGGGCTCAGGTGATATGGCACCCCCCCGGTTCAGCCCGGGCCCACCTGGACTGAACCACGTAGGGCAAGGCAGCACAGACTTCCTAAACGAATAGCCTACGCAGCTATTTTGGAAGCTTTGAAGtcggacacgccccccccctgtGATGAAGGTCATTGTCTGAGCCCACTGATCTTCATCCCGATGACCCATGACTGCTGTGGCAGAACCAGAGTCGATACCAGCCACGTTGTTGACACCAGCACACGGTATGAGACACCACGTCTCATACCGTGTGCTATTTATTCTACTCCTCCCAGAGTGGTTCTGATGCAGGTCAACCACGACAACGACCCCGCCACCGCTGGCCCGCTGGCCCGCTGGACCACTGGACCGCTGGACCGCTGGACCGCTGGACCGCTGGACCGCTGCTTGTCTTTTCTAATAACAGCTTCctactttatttgtttttgtgaataAGCTAATTGCATTATAATTTCATTCTGCTTGGATCTTCTTGTGGTGGAAGCGTCGCAACATAGTGGGaaacctatttatttatttgtaccttttttttacCCAGTAACGCTGTCTCACTTCACCCCAGTAACGCTGTCTCACTTCTTCCCAGTAACGCTCTCTTACTGCATCCCAGTAACGCTCTCTTACTGCATCCCAGTAACGCTCTCTTACTGCATCCCAGTAACGCTGTCTCACTTCATCCCAGTAACGCTCTCTTACTGCATCCCAGTAACGCTGTCTTACTGCATCCCAGTAACGCTGTCTCACTTCACCCCAGTAACGCTCTCTTACTGCACCCCAGTAACGCTGTCTCACTTCATCCCAGTAACGCTGTCTCACTTCATCCCAGTAACGCTGTCTCACTTCATCCCAGTAACACTCTCTTACTGCATCCCAGTAACGCTGTCTCACTTCATCCCATCCTCGCAGCCTGTCTGCAGACGGACCGGGCCGGGACGTCCTGCCTTCCTGTGCAGATGCAGTGAGGCTCGACCACAGCGGCTGGACGGGACCTCAAAACAAGCGTTTCTGTGTCGGTCCGGTCCTCTGCAGCGCTCTGTGCTCCCATCGATGCTGAGCTCTCAGCTTACCCTCCCGAACCCCAAAGATTCTACATGTTGAATGCAAAAACGTGGATGTGTGTCGGAACTCGGAGTCTTTTGCAGGAAATTTGGCTTCTCAGTAAAGTAATTTACTCATTACATTGATTTCAAGGAGCATTTTATAGCTGATCCAGTTTTCAAATATGTTGCCCCGAAGAGTAAAGCAATGAAGTTGACCCTGAGAAAAGACACAAATGGGAGCTGTCCTCATTTAACTTCAAGTCAGACCTTACAAGAGGACATGAAAGCGATTGTGGTTTGGGACGTCTTCACGACTTCAAAGTTCATCTGGTGGTTCCTGGTTGGTTTAAAGGAGCTCTCCACCAATTTCAAGCTCAGACGTACCAGTCCCAGGGCGTAGGACACATCTCGTAAAAAGTATAGCGCTTAGAAGCTCTTGAGGAACTCATCAGTGCTGACTCTCGTATAATTGATGAATGATGTCAATAGTTGTCATTGATTTGCTTGCTTATGGACTCACACTGCCAATTTGAGCTCAACATTCttactaaaatgtaaaaaagacgGAGGCGTTAATCAGAGGAGCAGAATAAGAGGACAATGATGCAGTAATTGTGTTCCACTTTGAGCCATACTCAGCCAGTACAGTACTTTCTGGAGTACCCATTGAAGTATATGAATCAGCATTATTGCAGCACTGAGAGATGATTTGGCTCCTTAACTAAGCCTGCATCAAAATAAAGGAAGGATTAATTTGGTGAGTTAGTGATGAAGCCGagtgtgaaataaatgcagTGACGCGAGACGTAGCAGGacagctaatgctagcgactCCAGTGGAGGGACTTGTCCACTTTATTAAGCGCTTCTTGACTGGATCTGAAACATCGATTAGTGATCCAGAACGTTCTGCCTCCCTCAGAGAGCACGTGAGAATTATTTTGAAGGGCTGAAACATGCGCTTGTGCATCCACAGTTGTGTgtggtgagttttttttttctttttttttgctgtgtggCCTGGTGGGAGGGCAAATGAAGACTTTTAGAGAGGGCAAAGGAAGAAAGGGACCGGAGGGGGAGGCTGGGAaatccagcacacacacacacacacatgtgcacgaGTTGTCAGCCTGGCTTGGCACTGGGAAAAGCCTCAGGCCTTAAACTGTCTCCccctaatcacacacacgcaaacacaaacacacaagaacacaTGCAGGGCAGTTTACGCCGTGTCTGGTCAGTCTAATCACTCAGAGGAAGTAGTCAGCAAGATCTGGTGTGTGTAGCTGCTCTGTGAgagcgtcacacacacacacacacacacacacacgcacacacacacacacacacgcggaccATGGCACTGCCTTTGACCCGCTTCCCTTTGATTTCCTGACTCCACGTATTGTTCCGGTCCCAAACGTGTCCCGCCTCAGCCTGCTTTGCTCCTTCACTCTGTAGTAGAGAGACAGTAAGCTGAGGTCAAAGACAGAGTCTGAATGACAtgccagatgggggggggggggggggggctcggcttGTGCTCCATGGACACATAAAACCAGTGTCTCTCAGTTTTCACATGTCTCATTGAAGGCTCCGCTGGCTTTGATATTTTAAGTAGGTATCACAACAAAAGGGCCAACAAATAGCAGGAGCGCCGCTGCAGCTAATGGACGGGCCTGTGTGTGGTGCATGGGCAGGGACGGAGGAGCGCCCCCTCCTCAGGGACAGGTAGGGTTACCTGCAGCGGGCTGCTCACAAACGCTGCTTCTTCCTGTTCCAGCCAGGTCACAGGAGAAACCGCCTCGCAGTGTTAGCTTTGCTATTTAGCATAGCTATTTAGTTTGACACAAAGTCAGGCAGCAGGTATTTGATGATAAACCAGGCCTCACATTATGTTGTTAGATTTGAtgctggggcggggggggggggggggactcagagCATCATTAACATGATCAGGGGTTTATCCTGAGGGGAGTCATTAGACACCGCTGGGCCTAATCCTCTGGAGAACATGATGGTCTGCATTGAGCCGATCCTTCTGGTCCATGTTGTGATGGATCTATTTAGACGAAGGATCTATTTAGACGAAGGATCTATTTAGACGAAGGATCTATTTAGACGAAGGATCTATTTAGACGATGGATCTATTTAGACGATGGATCTATTTAGGCGATGGATCTATTTAGACGAAGGATCTATTTAGACGATGGATCTATTTAGATGTGTGTTATTTCCCGACAGACATCATTTGAGCTTAAGTTGCTATGAATTAATATGAAGTTTACACCCTGGAAACAGGAAGCATCTTGACTTTATTAGGGAATAATAAGCATTATACTGTCACACCTCCCTACAAAGGTatgcacctctctctctctctctctcacacacacacacacactagtctGTTTTCCATTAGGCAGCCCACCCTGCTTCACCATACAGTAGACCTAGTTAACTTGAGTGTCTGTAGAAAGTCCCTGTGACTGTCTCAGACCCTGTTTACCTGGAAGACCCCCAGACTGCGCCGTGCTTCGGTCTGTGGGGGTCAGCGTTCATGGGTTCCACATTCAGCCCGCCTCAGGTCCGAAGCCCACGATGCTTCTGATTATCTCACATTCTATATTCCTGTGCCGTATGAACCTTGAACTGCTTCGGTTGAGGCGGCGGTTCACACCCGACCCAGAAGGAGCAGTCCACTGGGTCCTGCAGAGGACCAGGACCACAGAGCCCCCCCTCTAATGCGGCTCACGCTTGTCTACAAGTCAGAAAGCCTGTTCTGCTGTAACTGAGCTCATGTGTTATATCATTTCTGAATCGGGTCAGAGGTCTGCCATGGGGCTCGTCACGCCTCACCCGTCTTCTCTCGTAGTTTGGTTTCTGGTCCCTAATTTGTATTCCAATTGTCCTGAATGGCCGATCACGTGACCTGGAGTCAGATGTCGCTTCACCATCACTGCCTTCCAGCTAAGGCAGAATAACTCACTGAAAGACAAAGCATTCACCAACCCctgggttttattttatgtgGGTGAGTTAGATCTCCAAAGACAGGGTGGAATCTAACACAGATTAGCATCAGTCAAATCGCTGCACCGACAGTACAATAATTTATAGTACTTCATCTAGTATGACAAGTATGATGCTAATTGGACGTCATCATCAAGAGCTGCAAACGTTTCCATGTTCCATAGCCACACCTTCAGAGCTAAGCTCAAGGTACCGCCATGGTGCGTCAAATCTCATCGAGGACTTTGCTAAATTACTGCTCCTGTAAACTGTACCAAAACaaacttttactttttactacGTTTGTGTTTAGAAGAAGGCTTcaagagctggtggacatgatgatgaggagaaaggttgatgcgTTGTgtctccaggagaccaggtggaaaagAAGtcaggctagaagctgaggagcaggattcaagttgtttataacggaggagaggaaagagggatgaggaggagagtagagttggtgcagagagttctagaggtgaatcgagtgtcgggtagactgatgagtttcaagctggagattgagggtgtcatgttgaacattgagaggacagaagagagtaaacaggagtacagggagatgagacgcaaggcaaaggtagaggtggcaaaggtcaaacagaggtcatatgatgacctgtatgaaggttagatagtaaaTAGGGAGAGACggatctgtccaggctggacagacagagagacagagacaggaaggatgtccagcaggttagagtgatgaagggtagagatgaaggtgttgacagagaccagtagtgtgtaggaagatggaagaagtatttagaggaatcaatgaatgaggaaaatgagagagaacaaaggggagtagaggaacctgatgtggaccaggaagtgacaaagattagcacgagtgaagttagaaaggcgatgaagaggatgaagaatgggaaggcagttggcccaGAGacacacctgtgcaggtgtggaagtgtctaggagaggaagctgtagagtttttaacgaggttgtttaatacaatcctagaggggaagaagatgccagaggaacggaggagacgtgttctggtgcccatcttcaagaagaagggagacatacagagatGCTGAAATTTGAATTTGTGTTTCACTTCTGTCTAAAACTGATGAACAAAACTCCACATTTGTGTTCAGGTGGACTGTGTGATACTCAGATGGGGTATAATCTGACCAACTCCCTATTTGAATGGAGCGATCAGAAagtcagagttgatgtgtattttttaactgattcttgaatctaTAAATGGATTTTATGTTAAAATTAGGGGTGAGGCGAGGCGGGGAGGGGCGGAGTGAGGCGGGAGGGGCGGAGTGAGGTGAGGCGGAGCGAGGTGAGGCGGAGCGAGgtgaggcgggggttatgtcatcgccggcgtttgtttgtccgtctgttaacAAGATACCTCCAAAGGTTCCCGACAGATctgatgggaatgttaccaggaacaaatgattaaTGGTGATGGTCCagatgagatcctggattctggatcagtttgaaatttcaGTAACgtttcagtcaatggagcttcaaaatctgttcctcaatatcttggttgattattggccgatgtttatggcacagtcatgtaggggggggggggtctctacctTGTtgccgaatttcatctggattttgaaccgatatcgagtcctgatccgatacttctataatacataaaaaaataaataaagacgagtgaagaaacggatccaggatgtcccttattttgtattttatcatcttgtttcaacatttaactcttaaacggagcacttctgtggcgtagctcgaacattcaagtaataaataaagttatttgttcactttggacttggactagagcaacaggaaatatgaaatacaaatatttaaaataaaatgagcagcagctcaatcgccaggttttcgtcgtccacttcagaatacttgcTATGCTATGATCCTCTTCACAAGTGAACCCAAATCCAGTCGCATGAAGTCCTTCCACAAAATCCAAAGCATCACAACGTTCCCCTTTTCTCCTCGCCAGCTGTGAATGAAAGCAAGAATTTCAGGGCTCCTTTTTTAATTGACCTCcctaaaatccccccccccccccccccccacacacacacacaccccaaaaaCCCTCATGGCACAAAAGGGTTTCTTTTCTGCCATAATACAAAGGTTATTAGCCAGGTCCTTTTCTTGGCCCCCACTTTTAGCAGGGAAAAAGGAGGTACCAGTATCCACAGCAAATCTAAATGACCTTTGAACCCTTTCTGCTGTACTTTTTCTCATGGGCAGAGTTCTTTGGTGAGGCGCTGATCAGAGGACTGGACCCGACCACTGCCTCTCGTCTCCTGACAAATCACCGCTGAGCCTCTTTTGTCCGGCGGACTTTGATCTCACCTGCTTCTCAGGCGCTTCCAGAAAGAAGTCTTGTACAGTTCCAGCCACACAGCAAACAAAGTGGCTACAACTACTTAGTCGGACCGCCTCCCTGCGAGTCCAGCTCGGCCCGGTTCAGCCTTTATTACCGGCATGTTGGTTTGGTTgatgaaagagaaatgaaagTCACAGTTTCGGATCATTTGTGGGACAATAGAGAGAAGAGGACTCTCAGGATGTTTAAAAAGGTTTCTCCTTCAGTCAGTCGCTGCAGGAGCAGCATTCAGGGTGAAGTACTGCAAAAGTACAGCATGGTATGAACAGGATGTAGTGTATTTAAATACgacttgtgtttttctgtcacaTCAAAGTCAAAGGCGTCCCTTTATGAGGTTGTggggacaaagacaaacagcaaacaggcCTGTCAGTGTCTCCAGGTATTCATTGTGCCATGAACTGGTTCTCATGCAGACCAGAGGAACCGTGATGGGGGAGTCtaaaggggggggtggggggggggggggggggtggggggctccaGGGAGCGTCATCGTGGTAAccgaaaagaaatgaaaacgtCAAGCTCGAGCAaggctccctctccctctctctctcacccactcttcctctctcgtttctcctccctctctccccctctatctatcctctctctgcccccccccctcttcctctcgctccctctcacccctctttctctcccctctctctttccgcCTCTCTATcaccccctcttcctctccctacCCCCCCTCTCGCTCCCCCCTTTTTCTcgttcctcttctctccctctcttcctctctctgcccccccccccccccccccctcttcctctctctctttgtcgcTAACTCGCCCGCTGTAACCAGATAGGTCTGTCCTATactcctgcagctctttgatTGTTAGCTGCAGGTTTCAGATGCCCACGTCGCGGCTGCACCTTACAACAGGTAAAGGATTGTGGAGGGATGAAACTCTAGAGGCCATCAATGGCTGTGATAGAGACACATAAGCAAACCTTCACGtgcaagaaaaacacacatttaagcaGTACACACGTATGTACATGTAAATGTACACATACTTTCAGAAAACACCGTTTACACTCACTCATAGACCTGAAATGCAAATGAGATGATGCAGAAACCcacacaaatatgcacacaTGCGAACcatatgcacaaacacacttccaGCACATACTGTCTAAAGTGCGTGTGGGagtgttgggggtggggggacggcCACTGTGGAGACCAGAACATTAGCTCCGGGGACGCCTCGTTGCAGACAGCCGGTCCACACACCACCATTCTGTGTAAACGCTGGGATACGGATCACTATTTTGAATTTCTGTGTCATAAATAACTTTGGACCCTCAGACAGGACAGTATTGACCTCCATCAACAGGCCCTTcttctttaaatcaatgatAGACGAAGCATGTGGATAGATGTTCTCTGTAAACGTGTGCTATTAGCCGTGTGAGGCTAGCCGGGCTCCCAGGGGCCTCTGATGAGCCCATATCAGTCTGGTTCCGCTGCTCGGTCCGCGTCGTGGATGTTCAGGTGTGTAGCGCGGCAGGTGAGCGTGCTTGATGTGGCTCCTCCCTGTTGGGTCGGACAGAAATGCGGGCATGTAAGTTTGTGCTTTAGATTCAGAACTGCGTCCTTATGGACTTTATTGAACAGAACTTGTTCCGTCCCGACCTGAGAAATAATTAGCATTGCTCTTTGGTTTCTGGGTCACGCTTTGGCCAAGTTTCAAGAAGACCCAGCCAGAAGTTTCATCTGGAAGCTCAGTGAGTGTCTTTACAGGAACAAGGCGAGGCAGAAGAGTGCAAGCCGACCTGGTCTCCTACACCTCCGTGGCCTGTGTACTGGTCTATAACCAGAACTCCCACAGAGGTAACGGTAAGAGCGGACAGAACCCAGAACATCAAAGAGTTCAGCCTTCAGAGTATCCGAGCCAGGACGCTATCACTCAGCGAGCGAGTTGGACAGACATCGCTTGCTGTTGTCCCTCAGCCCAACGAGCTGCAGTCGAGTTCACGCTCCTCTCGGGTCTCTCTGCTGCATCCGGGTGACCGGCTAGAACAGGAAGTTCTAGCCGGGCCTTTTCCTTGTATCCTCTGCTGCTGTCTAGGTGTTCAGACCCACCCGAGGTCCGAGTCCCATTTCACTGGGGTCCCTGTCGCTGTTTTTACTGTCTGAGTGAGAGCTCCTGTCACCACAGGCTGATGGCTGGTTCTCAGAGCGAGCTTCTCTGGGTTCTATGTAGCACCGAGCAGCACCATCAGAAcagcccggcggcggcggcggcggcagcagcttcTTAATAACGACAGACGTGACAACATGCAGCTGCTTCACATTCAAGACTCATGGCTCAAATTATCTTCGGGTCCACACGGTACCAAATCACGTCTCCTCTTTGAAAGTGGATTTATGCGTGTTGGGTTTGGGTGTGTTGAAGGCGGGCGTGGTTCACATCAGGTCCAACATGGTGAGCCGCGCTGGCTGGTCACACAGCGTTCCTTCTACAAACGTTGAGGCAGAAGCTTGAAAATGATTCCGCCACCACAGAGCGCATCCAGAGTTTCCACGGGCCGTGATCTTTCACTTGACCCGGTAATGCTTCaggacagaaccagaaccttctGCCGGTTTAAAGTCCCGAGGTTCACCGTGCCTGCAGGCACTCACGCTGTGAGAAGAGCTAATGTGGGGATGTGAAAAGGATGTCccagttttatttctactgtgtgtgtgtgtgtgtgtgtgtgcgtgcgcgcatcACAAATGGAGCGCGCTTGCCCTGCCTATTGCTTGGATGCTTTGTGGGCGGCGTGGAGGGGAGCGTAATTAAAATAGTTTCTGAGAGAAACAGCACACCACATCTGAGGTTCCACCCTCTTCCAGCGTTTAACCACATCAAGAGCGTCTCACTTAGAAACGGCCGCCAGAACAACGTCGGACGCACACGCTCGCTGTTCCGGGGTGCCGTCTGGCCTGCCACGGGGTCGCAGAGGCGTCACGCGCACGCATCGATCATTACCAGAGCTGCTTTTTCCTGATCATCAGGGTAAATAAAGTGACAGAAGGAGCTCGCTGGGTGATGTATGGGAGGGGAAGGCAAATTAACCGTCGACTCTCTGGGGGATTCTCAGCACGGGCCTACTTAACGGCGGTGGAGCCGCGCCAGAGGGCACAGAGATTTGTAGATGATGGTGCTAATTACCAGAATGCAAACCATAATGCGACCAAGATGGAAGCAATTTAGGCAGTAGTCATTTAGCCTGCTGCTCTTCCGCCCACCGGCTGCCGCCTCGCCAGAGTCGGGGCATTAGGATGGGAAACGTCTGGGGCAATCTGAAGCCCAGGTGAAGCCCCGAGGAAGGAGCACGTGGAGCCGGAGCGTTCATCTGGCTTCATTCTGATGAAGAGTGGCCCCCGGCCAGGCAGAGAGGAGCGTGGGATGCTGTAGGATGCTGTAGGGTGCTGAGGGGTCGGGTTGATTCTGACACCAGCCTGCAGCGGCTCGTCTCCACCTCGACTCCAAATCGCCTCGACTTAGCGCTGACCTCATCCTGCACGCGGGTTTACTGCGTGCACCTGGCGAGAAGAATGTTTGTGGACCACCCAAAAGCTGGCTGGCACAATGACGTCACAGCCGATGACAGCCTGAAATGAAACGTGCAGCCTGAGCCTGATAGAAAAGATCCGGCGCCTCGAAGTTCACGTGTTTTTGCTGCAACAGAAAACGTTCTGAAACATCAGGACTCGTGGAATAACTcgagccaccccccccccccctccggttccGGTTCTCTCGGGACGTCCAGCGCCCGTTGATTCGTCACCTGTTGCGCCGGCTGTGCCCTCCTATAATTTGGGACGTCTAATTGCTCTCTCAGGAGCGCAGAGGAGTTCAGAGGAGCGCGCTGTTCCGCGTTAAGCCACTGTGTCACTGCGTCCACGCGGGGCTGCCACCTTTTGGCCCCCCCTTTCCTTTGTATCAGTTGCTCGGAGTTGAGCTTCTCTTCCATCCGCGCTCAGTCGgaaccgcagcagcagcagcaggagcgcGTCTGGCCTCCGGGCGGCTCGAGGAGTGGATGTGCGCCAGGCTGGAGCTCTGTCCGCGGGGGGGGCTGACACTTTGATGGGACCCCGCAGCCTTCGCCACAATGCTGACGATACCTCTGCTGGTGCTGCTCAGCCTGATGACTCCCGTTCGCCCCCGGGCCAGTTGCGCGCCGGGACGGGCATGCGACCCCCGGCAGCGGAGGGACGCGGGGGGGCGCGGAGGAGTGTACGAGCACCTCGGAGGAGCGCCGAGACGGAGGAAGCTCTACTGCGCGACTAAATATCATTTACAGATCAATTCTAACGGGAAGATCGACGGATCGCTGGAGGAGAGCAACCCGCTGAGTGAGTACCGCGCCCGGTTCCGGTTCAGCTCAGGCAGAGTTTAATAGCAAATAACAAGACGGGCTGAGTCCaaaaaaagagatggagatTCAGACTAGATTAGATTTAACCCGATCACGATCAATCTGATTTTCGCAGCATCCATCAGAGTGTCACTTTGAGCCAGgctgaagtgtgtgtgcgtgtgtgtgtgtgtgtgtgtgtgtgtgtgcgggtaggtgtgtgtgtgaggcagggGGCTTATTCCGCTGCCATCGGCGCACAGGTTCCGGTTCTGTTTGAAGTCGGCTCGGTTCTTATCAGTCAGCGACCATTGATTGATTAAAGcgccaatcagccaatcagcacgtTGCATGAACTACAGGTGGTAGATACAACAGCAAAGGAGCGAATGGACTTCATGTTCGTTTCCAGTTTGAATCTGTTTTGTGCTTCACCTGAACCTCACACAGACCGGATGTCTTTGAAGCGCGCTAATTATTGCTGTTCCTACCTTCGCAGGCATCCTGGAGATCACAGCAGTGGACGTGGGCGTCGTGGCCATTAAGGGCCTTTTCTCTGGCAGATATCTGGCGATGAATAATAAAGGCCGGCTGTATGCCTCGGTGGGTCCTCATCTCCTCTCCAACCTCTCTAAACACAAAGCCCTGTTTGACACTTCCCCGGTCCATGTGTGTTTCCCCTGAACGTCTAACCATGTCTGGCCGAACCCCTGCTGAGCACCAAAATACCCTAACCGGCCAACAGGGGGCactgcaggaagcagagggCTGACCTAAGCCCTGCTGAGCACCAAATACCCTAACCGGCCAACAGGGGGCACTGCAGGAAGCAGAGTGTCTGGCCTAAGCCCTGCTGAGCACCAAATACCCTAACCGGCCAACAGGGGGCACTGCAGGAAGCAGCGGTTTACCGTAGTCGTAGCGTTAGTCAACCACGGCGCATCACTGCTTTTAACGCTCAGTTTAATGGCGTTTAATGACGGATACAGTCGTGTTCAGCCGGTGGGTTTCTTCGGGGTGATCTGGTGTGGGTTGCTGGAGGCATCCGATGCAGAGCTGGGCTGGACGGAACCGGTACCGAACGAGTTCTTACCCCGACAATCAGAAGCATGCAGGTAAACTACTGCTGACTCTTTCCCACTGCTCTCCCTTTCAGGAAATATTCAACAGAGAGTGTGAGTTTGTGGAGCGGATCCACGAGCTGGGGTACAACACTTACGCGTCCCGCCACCATTCCAC is a window encoding:
- the fgf3 gene encoding fibroblast growth factor 3, with translation MLTIPLLVLLSLMTPVRPRASCAPGRACDPRQRRDAGGRGGVYEHLGGAPRRRKLYCATKYHLQINSNGKIDGSLEESNPLSILEITAVDVGVVAIKGLFSGRYLAMNNKGRLYASEIFNRECEFVERIHELGYNTYASRHHSTDQPAGGGSSRRRASAKRQWYVSINGKGRPRRGFKTRSTDKASLFLPRVLGNKDHEMVRQLRDSQNIRQHTHRRGNRRRRRNHARKSRRKRPGD